The stretch of DNA AACCAATGGCTGGACGCTGCACGTCGACCCGGATACGGGCGTCAAGGGCCGCTTCTGGACGAAGCCGATTGTGGCCAGTTTCGATTGGAATTACGTCGTGCATCAGTGGTGACCAACTGACGTGGTGGAGGAAGGCATACTTGCTTCGGAACCCTTACCGGCCAAACCGTTAAGCGGACAGCCCTGTGGGCTGTCTGTAGGTTTGGTGAGCGCGATGTATCGAGCGCGAAGGCAAAATCTCTGATTTTGCTTAGGCCGAGCTTTATTCCTCAGCAAGCATGCCTTCCTCCACCACTCAACGGTAACTAGATGCAAAGCGACTGGAGCGGATAAAAAATAGTTTTGCGTAGTTGCGGATGTTTTTTAACCTACGTAACGCTTAGCTCGCAAAGATTTAGTAGTTTGCGTTTACTTCGTATTGCTATGTCATTTAACTAATTGCCAATGCTAATGATTCATTGGTTGAGTAGTTGTCTGGGAATATGCTTGCTGAGACATAAAGCTTGGCCTACCGGCCTGGAGGGTGTCGAAGCAAGTATATTCCCAGACAACTGCGTCAGTTGATTCCTTGGTAATGAGATAAAAGCTAGCTAATTACGGTTGGCAAGGATAAGGATTCGAGAAAATGCTCGAGGAATTTGTGGGGGCGCTGCCGGGGATGGTGGCGCCGGCGCTGCTGGTGATGACACTGAGCGTGCTGCTCGGGGTCGGCGAGGGGCGCGATAGGCCGGTCAGTCGACAGTGGCGGCTCTATGGGTTGATTGTCGGGATTGCGGCGGCGCTGATTTTTACTATGCTACGCGTGCTGGTCATCGTCGACCGGCGTTCTGGGGTCAATCTGCCGGTGCTCATTGGGTGCGTGGTCTGCGATGTGTTGATACTCGCGATTATGGCCTGCTCCAAAGGGCTTGTGCGCGACTGGCATGAGCATCCGGTCCGGCTGCATGTAGCCAACGCGATTTCGGCAATAGGCATTGCGTTGACTACGTTCTTTGCCTCGCAGGATGTCTTTATGCAGCTGACCAGTTTTGTGGAGACCGGCGAATCCCCGTTTACCTCCAAGATGCTGTTGCGTGCACTCGGCTTTGTGCTGGGCATCGCGACGGCCGTCGTGGTGGCGGCGATTTTCCGTACCATGCGTACCACGGCGGTACGTGGCAGCTTCCTTGCGGCTTCAATGTTGATGCTGCTGATTTTGCTGGTTCGCCATTTGACGCAACTTTGCTCGCTGCTGATGTCGATGATGTTTGTCGAATTCGACGGGACCGCATTTAACGTGCTGATTGTCGCGGCGAATAATGACATGAATTTGGTCATCGCCTCGGTGCTGGTCTTTATCATCCCTGTTATCGCTTCGATTGCGGCCGGCTTCCGTACGCCGCTGGCCGGTGCCAATGATGCCGTCGTTCGTGAGCACAAAGCGTTCCGGCGCCGCGCGAAAGCGGCCGGCGCATGGAGCCTGATCGCCATGATTGTGGTGACGTTCGCCCTGACCGCAGGTGTGGCCAAAGTCCATGAACAGCCGACACTTTCGCCGCCGGAAGGATATTCGCAGCACAACGGCATCGCGACCATCGCCTTCAACAAGGTGGACGACGGCCACCTGCACCGCTTCCAGTACAAGGCCAAGGACGGCACCGTGATGCGCTTCATCATCATCAAGAAGAACGGCGGTTCTTACGGCGTCGGGCTTGATGCATGTATGACATGTGGAGATGCCGGCTACTACGAAAAGGACGGCAAGATCATCTGCAAACGCTGCGGCGTAGAGATGAACGTCGCGACCATCGGCTTCAAGGGCGGTTGCAATCCGATACCGTTCCCGTTCGAGGCGTCGCACGGCAAAATCACCATCCACACCTCCGATCTCGACGCGCTGTCGAGCCACTTTAAGGAATAAGGCGGGCGATTATGGCGAAATCTACGCATGTGAAGACGAAACCGCCTCTAAACCTACGGCAAATACGAGTTTCTATTGGTTTAAAGGCAGGGAATTGCAATCGTGCTCCTAACCCTCACGGAAGTGCGCATAAAAACAGGGTTAGAGGTATGAACGCGATTATTGCTGAAGGGAGAGCGTGATGTTTCTGCTGAGAATGGTATTCCGCTCGTTTTCGCGGCAGCTCAAGCGGCGATTGCTGATTGCGGTGACTGTGTGCCTGTCGGCCACGATCTGCGTGGCGATGCTCGGCGTCGTCTTCGATGTGGGCGACAAACTCAACGCCGAACTGTCTACTTATGGCTCGAATATCGTGGTCAAACCCAAGGCCGACGCGGTGGTGTCGGACTTGTACAATACCGCCGACGCGGGTAACGGTGCACAAGACGCGGACCCGACTTCGTTCCTCAAGGAATCGGACGTGCCCAGCATCAAAACGACGTTCTGGGCGTTCAACATCACCGATTTCGCGCCGGAACTCAACGTGAACGCGACCATCGACGGGCGCAACGTGCCGGTGACGGGGACGTGGTTCAACAAGAAAGTGCCGCTGGCGACCGGCGAAAGCGTGATCGCCGGGGTCAAAGGCATGCGTTCGTGGTGGAAGGTCGACGGAGCCTGGGCCAAGGACGGTGCCGGAGCCGCAGGAACCGGCAAAGTCGTGGCCGCTGGTGACACCAATAAAACTGCTGGCGCAGATGAGCAGGGTGACAAAGGCCAATCCGGAAGCTCCATGAATATGGCTATGGGAGGCGACAACGGAAAGCAAGCCGCTGATGCCAATTCTAAGAATGTTCAGAACGATGCGGCCGGTGTCGGCTCCAAGAACGCTCCGAAAAGTAGAAATACGGCAGATTCTACGAGTGCGGATGGTGTCGTTCAAGGCATGATGGGCAAGGACCTGGCGAACGCCACCCATACCAAAGTCGGGCAGACCGTTACAGTTTCCAAAGTTGCGGCCGATGGGCAGCACCGCAGCCAGCGCGTGCGGATTGTCGGGATTTTCGATTCCGGCGACAACGATGCCAATGGCATGTACATCCCTTCATGGTCGGCGCAGCGGCTTGCCGATTTGCCGGATTCCATCGACAAAATCGAGGTCAAGGCGCTCACGACCCCCGAAAACGATTTGGCGCGCAAGGCCGAAAAAGACCCGGCGGCGCTGAGCCAGGAGGAATGGGAGACCTGGTACTGCACGGCTTATCCGTCTTCGATTGCCTATCAGATCGAGGAAGTGATGCCGGGGGCCGTCGCCAAGCAGGTTCGGCAGGTTGCGGCGCTGCAGGGCGATGTGCTGCACAAGACGCAGGCGATGATGATACTGATGACCGCGCTGAGCTTGATTGCAGCAGCTATCGCCGTGGCCAATCTCATGGCGTCTTCGATTGGTGAGCGTGGTTCGGAACTGGCGTTGCTCAAGGCCATCGGGGCTACAGACGGTGCGGCTTCGAGGCTGATGCTCACTGAAACGGCGGTGATTTCGCTTATCGGCGGCTTGGTCGGCGCGGGACTCGGCTCACTGCTTGCGCAAGTCATTGGCCATGTCGTGTTCGGCTCGGGAGTAGCGATGCGGCCGATGGTGTTTGTGCTGGTGTTCGTCCTGTTGGCCGTGACCATTCTGATTGCTTCGTTCTCCTCGATTCGTTCGATTCTGCATTTGCGTCCGGCGGAGGTGCTGCATGGCCGCTGATCGCAATGGGCTCGGAGCGAGCGTGATGGTAAAGAGGCAAAGATGCGGGCACGACATGTGCGAGGCCGGTTTTTCGTCGATGCCGATAGTAACGAAAGGAGGACGGCATGAGTGACTTGAAACGGAACGATGACAGCAAAGGCGTCTATAAAAATGACGGCGCGAACTCCGATGCTTGTGTGGAAAGTAATGCAAATATCTCTGCGGGTTCTGCTGACATTTCTATCGAGCGTCCGATGACGAACCGGCGCATGTTCTTCCGCATGTTGTTTAGTGCGGTGTTTCGGAGGCGCTCGCGGGCGATGATGGCCGTGGTTGCTTCCCTGGTGGGCGCGGCGACGCTGTTCTGTCTGGCGGCGATCTGCGTGGCGGTGCCGCAGCAGATGAACGAGGAAATGCGGGCTTATGGTGCCAATCTCATTATTACGCCGACCCAGCGGACTGTGGCCGGGAAGGCCGTCGATGGCGCTCATAATTCCGGCTCGGTGGATGGGGGTGTCGGAACGACGACAGGCTCTAATGGAGCCGATAGAGCCAACTGGTCCGGCGACGCAAACGCGACTAATGAGAAAAATAATGCAGACAGTGTAAATGTCGCGGATTCCGGATTCGACCAGAAAACCGTGGCGGCGCTGAACTCGACGGTCAGAAACGCTGGTTCCGAGCGTTCGGCCGCGTATC from Bifidobacterium sp. ESL0728 encodes:
- a CDS encoding Fe-S-containing protein; this encodes MLEEFVGALPGMVAPALLVMTLSVLLGVGEGRDRPVSRQWRLYGLIVGIAAALIFTMLRVLVIVDRRSGVNLPVLIGCVVCDVLILAIMACSKGLVRDWHEHPVRLHVANAISAIGIALTTFFASQDVFMQLTSFVETGESPFTSKMLLRALGFVLGIATAVVVAAIFRTMRTTAVRGSFLAASMLMLLILLVRHLTQLCSLLMSMMFVEFDGTAFNVLIVAANNDMNLVIASVLVFIIPVIASIAAGFRTPLAGANDAVVREHKAFRRRAKAAGAWSLIAMIVVTFALTAGVAKVHEQPTLSPPEGYSQHNGIATIAFNKVDDGHLHRFQYKAKDGTVMRFIIIKKNGGSYGVGLDACMTCGDAGYYEKDGKIICKRCGVEMNVATIGFKGGCNPIPFPFEASHGKITIHTSDLDALSSHFKE
- a CDS encoding FtsX-like permease family protein, whose protein sequence is MFLLRMVFRSFSRQLKRRLLIAVTVCLSATICVAMLGVVFDVGDKLNAELSTYGSNIVVKPKADAVVSDLYNTADAGNGAQDADPTSFLKESDVPSIKTTFWAFNITDFAPELNVNATIDGRNVPVTGTWFNKKVPLATGESVIAGVKGMRSWWKVDGAWAKDGAGAAGTGKVVAAGDTNKTAGADEQGDKGQSGSSMNMAMGGDNGKQAADANSKNVQNDAAGVGSKNAPKSRNTADSTSADGVVQGMMGKDLANATHTKVGQTVTVSKVAADGQHRSQRVRIVGIFDSGDNDANGMYIPSWSAQRLADLPDSIDKIEVKALTTPENDLARKAEKDPAALSQEEWETWYCTAYPSSIAYQIEEVMPGAVAKQVRQVAALQGDVLHKTQAMMILMTALSLIAAAIAVANLMASSIGERGSELALLKAIGATDGAASRLMLTETAVISLIGGLVGAGLGSLLAQVIGHVVFGSGVAMRPMVFVLVFVLLAVTILIASFSSIRSILHLRPAEVLHGR